A part of Bacteroidetes bacterium SB0662_bin_6 genomic DNA contains:
- the ribD gene encoding bifunctional diaminohydroxyphosphoribosylaminopyrimidine deaminase/5-amino-6-(5-phosphoribosylamino)uracil reductase RibD yields MTTCLELARQGAGLVSPNPMVGAVLVGTDGTLLGQGLHHEYGGPHAEVYAIRDAERRYGSDALEHAILYVNLEPCSHHGKTPPCVDLILEKRIPCVVVGARDPFLNLKAAGSSVDRLREQGVEVIEGVLEAECKRLNEAFMHHIRTKRPLITLKMAQTLDARIAGASGASRWISGDSSRRLVHHWRATSDGVLVGTETARQDNPSLTVRHVEGRHPARIVLDRTGRLPGDLKLFTDDQAEKTIVVVAESARIPYEEALVGSGGRVMRVAERDGVLELGAMLEALGRDAGREGLPLQSLLVEGGAALAASLLREDLVDRLFLFLAPKVLGAGPVSIEGIGREDLEKALTFVEHAWESVGEDMVFKGYRRSLDAPPED; encoded by the coding sequence ATGACCACCTGCCTGGAACTGGCCCGGCAGGGCGCCGGGCTCGTCAGCCCCAATCCTATGGTGGGCGCGGTGCTTGTCGGGACCGACGGCACGCTGCTTGGCCAGGGGCTGCACCACGAATATGGTGGTCCCCATGCAGAGGTATACGCTATCCGGGACGCCGAGCGGCGCTACGGCAGCGATGCGCTGGAGCACGCCATCCTGTACGTCAACCTGGAGCCGTGTTCGCACCACGGGAAAACACCGCCGTGCGTCGATCTCATTCTCGAAAAACGCATTCCCTGTGTAGTGGTCGGGGCGCGAGACCCGTTTTTGAATTTGAAGGCGGCCGGCAGTAGCGTAGACCGCCTGCGCGAACAGGGCGTAGAGGTGATTGAAGGCGTGCTGGAGGCCGAATGCAAGCGGCTCAATGAGGCGTTCATGCACCATATCCGGACGAAGCGTCCCCTGATTACCTTGAAGATGGCCCAGACGCTCGATGCCCGGATCGCCGGCGCATCAGGCGCCTCCCGATGGATATCGGGCGATTCTTCCCGCCGGCTGGTGCATCACTGGCGAGCCACCTCCGATGGCGTCCTCGTGGGCACGGAGACGGCCCGGCAAGACAATCCTTCCCTGACCGTGCGGCATGTCGAAGGGCGCCATCCCGCGCGCATCGTGCTGGACCGCACCGGGCGTCTTCCCGGCGATCTGAAACTTTTTACGGATGATCAGGCCGAAAAGACGATCGTGGTAGTAGCCGAATCGGCCCGTATTCCCTATGAGGAAGCACTGGTCGGGTCCGGGGGGCGCGTGATGCGCGTAGCGGAGCGGGACGGCGTTTTGGAACTCGGCGCCATGCTCGAAGCGCTGGGCCGCGATGCGGGCCGCGAAGGACTTCCGCTTCAGTCCCTGCTCGTCGAAGGGGGCGCTGCACTTGCCGCATCCCTCCTGCGGGAGGACCTCGTGGACCGCCTGTTTCTGTTTCTTGCGCCGAAGGTGCTGGGGGCGGGTCCTGTTTCGATTGAGGGGATCGGTCGCGAAGACCTTGAAAAAGCGTTGACCTTCGTGGAGCACGCGTGGGAATCCGTCGGGGAGGACATGGTGTTCAAGGGATACCGGCGATCGCTCGACGCGCCGCCGGAAGATTAG
- a CDS encoding riboflavin synthase yields MYTGIIEEQGHLQAVEPLEGGRRLTIACSFAGELRVDQSVSVNGACLTVTRVGDGTFEATAVEETLAKTTLGALVPGSSVNLERALQPDQRLDGHMVQGHVDGTGTVVSIERRPDSFLCRIAFDPACAHLLVPAGSVAVDGISLTVARLDEETFTVSVIPHTSELTNAGSWEVGGRVNLEFDMVGKYIARGLETGRNR; encoded by the coding sequence ATGTACACGGGGATCATCGAGGAACAGGGACATCTCCAGGCTGTGGAGCCTCTTGAAGGCGGGAGGCGGCTCACCATCGCCTGTTCGTTCGCCGGCGAACTCCGGGTCGATCAGAGCGTGTCGGTCAACGGGGCTTGCCTGACCGTAACCCGGGTCGGCGACGGAACGTTCGAGGCCACGGCGGTCGAGGAAACTCTTGCCAAAACCACCCTCGGCGCACTGGTTCCGGGCAGCAGCGTCAATCTCGAACGCGCCCTGCAGCCGGACCAGCGCCTCGACGGGCATATGGTGCAGGGGCATGTGGACGGGACAGGAACGGTTGTGTCCATCGAACGCCGGCCCGACAGTTTTTTGTGTCGTATCGCATTCGATCCGGCCTGTGCGCACCTGCTTGTTCCTGCCGGATCCGTGGCCGTGGACGGCATTTCGCTCACGGTGGCGCGTCTTGACGAAGAAACCTTTACCGTGTCGGTTATCCCGCATACGTCCGAACTGACCAATGCGGGATCCTGGGAAGTGGGCGGTCGGGTCAATCTGGAGTTCGATATGGTCGGCAAATATATCGCGAGGGGGCTGGAAACGGGTCGAAACCGGTAG
- a CDS encoding serine hydrolase, protein MRPSSEALQAQIESFVSAWPEAEIAVALIDPETGTRFSIQGDRVFHAASTMKVPVLIEVYRQAAEDRFSLDDSLRVENDFTSIVDGSPFRIVDDSDDALYEHLGRSLPIRDLAERMITVSSNLATNLIIELVQADSVQRTMEGMGTRTMRVLRGVEDIKAFEQGLNNTATASDLAVLLDAIRRNEAVSPAASEAMRDILLDQEFNEMIPAGLPGTARVAHKTGWITGIVHDAAIVYPEHAPSYVLVILTEGFDDHAVASQVGAGIARIVHEAVR, encoded by the coding sequence ATGCGCCCCTCTTCCGAGGCCCTGCAAGCACAGATCGAATCGTTCGTTTCCGCCTGGCCGGAGGCGGAGATCGCCGTGGCGCTGATCGATCCGGAAACCGGCACGCGCTTTTCGATACAGGGCGACCGGGTTTTTCATGCCGCAAGCACCATGAAGGTACCCGTGCTGATCGAGGTGTACCGGCAGGCTGCGGAGGACCGGTTTTCTCTTGATGATTCCCTACGGGTCGAAAACGATTTTACGTCGATCGTGGACGGTTCGCCGTTCCGCATCGTGGACGACTCCGACGACGCGCTTTACGAACACCTCGGGCGCTCGCTGCCGATCCGTGATCTTGCCGAGCGTATGATCACGGTGTCCTCGAACCTTGCCACGAACCTGATCATCGAACTGGTGCAGGCCGACTCGGTGCAGCGCACCATGGAGGGCATGGGGACGCGGACGATGCGCGTGCTGCGCGGTGTGGAAGACATCAAGGCGTTCGAACAGGGGCTGAATAATACGGCCACCGCCTCGGACCTCGCCGTGCTGCTCGACGCCATACGCCGCAACGAGGCGGTTTCACCCGCAGCCAGCGAAGCGATGAGGGATATCCTGCTGGATCAGGAATTCAATGAGATGATTCCGGCGGGACTGCCGGGCACGGCGCGGGTTGCCCACAAGACAGGCTGGATTACGGGCATCGTCCACGACGCGGCGATCGTCTATCCGGAGCATGCCCCGTCGTATGTGCTGGTCATTCTGACGGAAGGATTCGACGACCACGCCGTTGCTTCGCAGGTCGGGGCCGGGATTGCCCGGATCGTGCACGAAGCGGTGCGGTGA
- a CDS encoding ABC transporter permease, with translation MTYAFLIELRLYYRNRMALIYGYLFPLIFLVAFLVLYRHEPVPLVNHMGELLTVTALGGACFGLPTSMVGERERGVWRRYRATPVSTLHLVLTTVAARYLVLLSAALLQLVPAMVIGMPFPDHVAGLWVAFTFVSFAFLGLGLVIAMLADTVPAVQALGQSIFLPMLIIGGVAVRIESLPEWAQHLSAFFPGRYAVEAIQVTVNGSGLGEAGFSLLALLLIGAAGCLASAKMFRWDTRERGGTPRGKVWAGAALAAWVLVGVLAEGTGRALPQGRLPADGVASLTDVLRSSGAETNDSSDVYGAQADSVTVAEDVADSVGVGAEPEDSAPEASVPPIAAETADAVSEEVVEAPPPPPPIDYPDSWEEVTMEDIDRDIRFDALPYDQGLEAPVAALDEPVYPDIEETIRCIVYDLEVWPPAWTGDPVQRARNVLFVAAVPDMYQMSGIERWVPHAVFEHLANAHPEDELIKVLYWIAANPYEGEVSAASRLTDMCLRLGGPDDTVMLQQRTGWYAAKLLGRITGHIEVR, from the coding sequence ATGACGTACGCTTTTCTGATCGAACTGCGCCTCTATTACCGGAACAGGATGGCCCTGATCTACGGCTATCTTTTTCCGCTGATTTTTCTGGTCGCCTTCCTTGTGCTCTACCGGCACGAACCGGTGCCTCTTGTGAACCACATGGGAGAACTGCTTACCGTGACGGCGCTTGGCGGGGCCTGCTTCGGCCTGCCCACGTCCATGGTGGGCGAGCGGGAGCGGGGGGTCTGGCGGCGGTACCGGGCAACGCCCGTTTCCACGCTGCACCTGGTGCTGACGACGGTTGCGGCCCGGTACCTGGTCCTGCTTTCCGCCGCCCTTCTTCAGCTTGTGCCGGCCATGGTAATTGGCATGCCGTTTCCTGACCATGTTGCCGGGCTGTGGGTCGCCTTCACGTTCGTGTCCTTCGCTTTTCTCGGGCTGGGCCTCGTCATTGCCATGCTTGCCGACACGGTGCCGGCCGTACAGGCGCTGGGGCAGTCCATTTTCCTGCCGATGCTGATCATTGGCGGGGTGGCCGTGCGTATTGAAAGCCTGCCCGAATGGGCGCAGCATCTGTCCGCTTTTTTCCCTGGTCGCTATGCGGTCGAGGCGATACAGGTGACGGTGAACGGAAGCGGCCTGGGCGAGGCGGGCTTCAGCCTGCTGGCCCTGCTGCTGATCGGCGCCGCCGGGTGCCTTGCCTCGGCAAAGATGTTTCGATGGGATACGCGGGAGCGAGGCGGTACGCCGCGCGGCAAGGTATGGGCGGGCGCTGCCCTTGCGGCATGGGTGCTGGTCGGCGTGCTGGCGGAAGGTACGGGCCGCGCGCTGCCGCAGGGACGATTGCCTGCCGACGGGGTAGCGTCGCTGACCGATGTGCTTCGTTCCTCCGGCGCAGAAACGAACGACTCCTCTGACGTGTACGGGGCGCAGGCGGATTCGGTTACGGTTGCGGAGGATGTGGCGGATTCTGTCGGTGTCGGAGCAGAACCGGAGGATTCGGCGCCGGAAGCGTCCGTCCCGCCCATCGCCGCCGAAACCGCAGATGCTGTATCTGAAGAAGTGGTCGAGGCGCCCCCGCCCCCTCCGCCCATCGACTACCCCGATTCCTGGGAAGAGGTGACGATGGAGGACATCGACCGGGACATCCGGTTCGATGCCCTTCCCTACGATCAGGGACTGGAGGCCCCGGTGGCCGCGCTGGACGAGCCCGTGTATCCGGATATCGAGGAAACGATACGGTGCATCGTCTACGATCTGGAGGTATGGCCGCCGGCCTGGACGGGGGACCCTGTGCAGCGGGCGCGCAATGTGCTGTTCGTGGCGGCGGTTCCGGACATGTACCAGATGAGCGGGATCGAACGCTGGGTGCCGCACGCCGTATTCGAGCATCTGGCGAATGCGCATCCCGAAGACGAATTGATCAAGGTGCTCTACTGGATCGCCGCCAATCCCTACGAAGGAGAGGTTTCCGCCGCAAGCCGGCTTACGGATATGTGCCTGCGGCTCGGCGGTCCCGACGACACGGTAATGCTGCAGCAGCGGACCGGGTGGTACGCGGCCAAACTGCTGGGCCGGATAACCGGGCATATCGAGGTGAGGTAG
- a CDS encoding sulfatase-like hydrolase/transferase, which produces MNRFFLRLGVFAFCAVFAAACSVDTAPDASAPNILFLFADDLQADAIGAYGNGYIRTPNLDRLVEDGYSFRRAYNMGAHHGAVCAPSRAMLMSGRSLFRVYDNLDSVRTFPEILREADYRTFGTGKWHQSRSSFARSFGEGNAVFFGGMADHFNVPLEHLQADRSFTEPVTQSFSTTRFADAAVDFLKDYGASDRATPFLAYVSFTVPHDPRTPPASHAADYAGTSMPLPPNYLPVHPFHNGRMTVRDEVLAGWPRRPDVIRDQLAEYYGLITHMDEEIGRILSELDAQGLAENTMIVFTSDHGLAVGQHGLLGKQNLYEHSAKTPLVVQGPGIPQGETHELVYLHDLFATVLGMAGVEAPAGVDAQDLSALWKGEDASARDHLFLAYEDLHRAVVEDRWKLIRYPRIHYTQLFNLHADPYELRNLADDPAYAEEQTRLMRLLETAQQEAGDPHPLTAETRMPMEFDYSDIVRTPDRHQPEEVVQKYF; this is translated from the coding sequence ATGAACCGTTTCTTTTTGCGCCTCGGCGTTTTCGCTTTCTGTGCCGTTTTCGCCGCGGCCTGTTCGGTAGATACCGCTCCGGATGCTTCCGCCCCTAACATCCTGTTTCTCTTCGCCGACGATCTGCAGGCCGACGCCATCGGCGCGTACGGCAACGGCTATATCCGTACTCCGAACCTGGATCGCCTCGTCGAGGATGGGTATTCGTTCCGCCGGGCCTACAACATGGGCGCCCACCACGGCGCGGTATGCGCGCCCAGCCGGGCGATGCTGATGAGCGGGCGCAGCCTGTTCCGTGTCTACGACAATCTGGATTCCGTACGCACGTTCCCGGAAATCCTCCGGGAGGCGGACTACCGGACATTCGGCACGGGCAAATGGCACCAGAGCCGTTCGTCGTTCGCGCGAAGTTTCGGGGAGGGCAACGCCGTGTTCTTTGGGGGAATGGCCGATCATTTCAATGTACCGCTGGAGCATCTGCAGGCGGACAGGAGCTTCACGGAACCCGTAACGCAGAGCTTTTCCACGACGCGGTTCGCCGATGCGGCCGTGGATTTTCTGAAGGATTACGGCGCATCGGATCGGGCTACTCCCTTTCTGGCCTATGTGTCTTTCACCGTACCTCACGATCCCCGGACGCCGCCTGCCAGCCATGCGGCGGACTATGCAGGAACGAGCATGCCGCTGCCTCCCAATTACCTGCCGGTCCATCCGTTCCATAACGGAAGAATGACCGTTCGGGATGAGGTGCTTGCGGGGTGGCCCCGGCGCCCGGACGTGATACGCGACCAGCTTGCCGAGTACTACGGGCTCATTACGCACATGGACGAGGAAATCGGGCGGATCCTGAGCGAACTGGATGCGCAGGGCCTTGCCGAAAACACCATGATCGTGTTTACGTCCGATCACGGCCTTGCAGTGGGACAGCACGGTCTGCTCGGCAAACAGAACCTGTACGAGCACAGCGCAAAGACGCCGCTTGTCGTGCAGGGCCCCGGTATTCCGCAGGGGGAAACCCACGAGCTCGTGTATTTGCACGATCTGTTCGCCACCGTGCTGGGCATGGCCGGCGTCGAGGCGCCCGCCGGGGTGGATGCGCAGGATTTATCCGCCTTGTGGAAGGGGGAGGATGCGTCTGCGCGGGACCATCTTTTTCTGGCCTATGAGGATCTGCACCGGGCCGTGGTGGAAGATCGATGGAAGCTGATCCGTTATCCCCGAATTCACTATACGCAGCTTTTCAACTTGCATGCGGACCCGTACGAGCTGCGCAATCTTGCGGACGATCCGGCGTACGCCGAGGAGCAGACGCGCCTGATGAGGCTTCTCGAGACTGCGCAACAGGAAGCCGGCGACCCGCACCCCCTGACCGCCGAAACCCGTATGCCGATGGAGTTCGATTACTCGGATATCGTCCGCACCCCGGACCGGCACCAGCCCGAGGAAGTGGTGCAGAAATATTTTTGA